A genome region from Erigeron canadensis isolate Cc75 chromosome 3, C_canadensis_v1, whole genome shotgun sequence includes the following:
- the LOC122593647 gene encoding protein PRQFV-amide-like isoform X1 has protein sequence MKSLLSFLAITSIMITLTIDARPSPGDYQLGSISQSGTSVSPLPTKRHCHTLSHIHTSLKEKKTDEEFEPRPNISIYDNGVVIKAKRESNKDFEPRPNVSVYEDGVKLKGEETSDEDFQPRPNISVYGDDVGLQGKKTNNNVEDFEPRPNISVYDDDVGLKAKKTNNNVEDFEPRPNISVYDDDVGLKSQRNSNKEFEPRPNISVYEDDVGLKGQKNSDKDFEPRPNLSVYEDDVGLKGQKNSDKDFEPRPNLSVYDQGIGGLKGKKMTEDDFEPRPNISVYENEEGLKGKRNSKDDFEPRPNISVYDDAAGLKGKKTNDDDKFEPRPNISIYDDATSLKGKRTSEEDFEPRPNISVYENDAALKGKKTYSDKFEPIPNISVYDG, from the exons ATGAAGTCACTACTTTCTTTCTTGGCTATTACTTCAATCATG ATTACCCTCACTATAGATGCTAGACCATCACCGGGAGATTATCAACTGGGCTCGATTTCTCAAAGTGGGACTTCTGTGTCACCTCTTCCTACAAAAAGGCATTGTCACACATTGTCACATATTCATACGAGTTTAAAAGAGAAGAAGACTGATGAAGAATTTGAACCAAGGCCAAACATCTCGATTTATGACAATGGTGTAGTCATAAAAGCTAAGAGGGAGTCTAACAAAGACTTTGAGCCACGACCAAACGTTTCAGTATATGAAGATGGTGTGAAATTAAAAGGTGAGGAAACGAGTGATGAAGATTTTCAGCCGAGGCCAAACATATCGGTTTATGGTGATGATGTAGGCTTACAAGGTAAAAAGACAAATAATAATGTCGAAGACTTTGAGCCAAGGCCAAATATCTCGGTTTATGACGATGAtgtaggcttaaaagctaaaaagACAAATAATAATGTCGAAGATTTTGAGCCAAGGCCAAACATCTCGGTATATGACGATGATGTAGGCTTAAAAAGTCAGAGAAACTCCAACAAAGAATTTGAGCCAAGGCCAAACATCTCGGTTTATGAGGATGATGTAGGCTTAAAAGGTCAGAAAAACTCCGACAAAGATTTTGAGCCAAGACCAAACCTATCGGTTTATGAGGATGATGTAGGCTTAAAAGGTCAGAAAAACTCCGACAAAGATTTTGAGCCAAGACCAAACCTATCGGTTTATGACCAAGGTATAGGAGGATTGAAAGGTAAAAAAATGACTGAAGATGACTTTGAGCCAAGGCCTAACATTTCGGTATATGAAAATGAAGAAGGGTTAAAAGGTAAGAGGAACTCTAAAGATGACTTTGAGCCAAGACCAAACATTTCGGTTTATGATGATGCTGCAGGATTGAAAGGTAAAAAGACGAATGATGACGACAAGTTTGAGCCAAGGCCAAACATCTCGATTTACGACGATGCTACAAGCTTGAAAGGTAAAAGGACGTCTGAAGAAGACTTTGAGCCAAGGCCAAACATCTCGGTTTATGAGAATGATGCAGCTTTGAAAGGAAAGAAAACATATAGTGACAAATTTGAACCAATTCCAAATATCTCAGTTTATGATGGTTGA
- the LOC122593647 gene encoding protein IWS1 homolog isoform X2, producing the protein MKSLLSFLAITSIMITLTIDARPSPGDYQLGSISQSGTSVSPLPTKRHCHTLSHIHTSLKEKKTDEEFEPRPNISIYDNGVVIKAKRESNKDFEPRPNVSVYEDGVKLKGEETSDEDFQPRPNISVYGDDVGLQGKKTNNNVEDFEPRPNISVYDDDVGLKSQRNSNKEFEPRPNISVYEDDVGLKGQKNSDKDFEPRPNLSVYEDDVGLKGQKNSDKDFEPRPNLSVYDQGIGGLKGKKMTEDDFEPRPNISVYENEEGLKGKRNSKDDFEPRPNISVYDDAAGLKGKKTNDDDKFEPRPNISIYDDATSLKGKRTSEEDFEPRPNISVYENDAALKGKKTYSDKFEPIPNISVYDG; encoded by the exons ATGAAGTCACTACTTTCTTTCTTGGCTATTACTTCAATCATG ATTACCCTCACTATAGATGCTAGACCATCACCGGGAGATTATCAACTGGGCTCGATTTCTCAAAGTGGGACTTCTGTGTCACCTCTTCCTACAAAAAGGCATTGTCACACATTGTCACATATTCATACGAGTTTAAAAGAGAAGAAGACTGATGAAGAATTTGAACCAAGGCCAAACATCTCGATTTATGACAATGGTGTAGTCATAAAAGCTAAGAGGGAGTCTAACAAAGACTTTGAGCCACGACCAAACGTTTCAGTATATGAAGATGGTGTGAAATTAAAAGGTGAGGAAACGAGTGATGAAGATTTTCAGCCGAGGCCAAACATATCGGTTTATGGTGATGATGTAGGCTTACAAGGTAAAAAGACAAATAATAATGTCGAAGACTTTGAGCCAAG GCCAAACATCTCGGTATATGACGATGATGTAGGCTTAAAAAGTCAGAGAAACTCCAACAAAGAATTTGAGCCAAGGCCAAACATCTCGGTTTATGAGGATGATGTAGGCTTAAAAGGTCAGAAAAACTCCGACAAAGATTTTGAGCCAAGACCAAACCTATCGGTTTATGAGGATGATGTAGGCTTAAAAGGTCAGAAAAACTCCGACAAAGATTTTGAGCCAAGACCAAACCTATCGGTTTATGACCAAGGTATAGGAGGATTGAAAGGTAAAAAAATGACTGAAGATGACTTTGAGCCAAGGCCTAACATTTCGGTATATGAAAATGAAGAAGGGTTAAAAGGTAAGAGGAACTCTAAAGATGACTTTGAGCCAAGACCAAACATTTCGGTTTATGATGATGCTGCAGGATTGAAAGGTAAAAAGACGAATGATGACGACAAGTTTGAGCCAAGGCCAAACATCTCGATTTACGACGATGCTACAAGCTTGAAAGGTAAAAGGACGTCTGAAGAAGACTTTGAGCCAAGGCCAAACATCTCGGTTTATGAGAATGATGCAGCTTTGAAAGGAAAGAAAACATATAGTGACAAATTTGAACCAATTCCAAATATCTCAGTTTATGATGGTTGA
- the LOC122593904 gene encoding organ-specific protein S2-like isoform X1, producing MESSPIFFTLVISLIMIAINIVDGRIIPGEYYMQDSLVQGTSVSAVPMKKSDCDNLAKAYDNDTGLKGKKKTDKEFEPKPNVSIYYNGMNLKGKKTSYDKKFEPRSNFWAVYGDDENLKGAKKSQNDFEPRPNISVYDNGMNLKDKKTSLDKDFVPRPNGSVYGDDENSKGAKMPQNDFEPRQNVYVKNNA from the exons ATGGAGTCGTCACCTATCTTTTTCACTCTGGTCATATCACTCATCATG ATTGCGATCAATATTGTAGATGGTAGGATAATTCCTGGAGAATATTATATGCAAGACTCCCTTGTCCAAGGCACTTCCGTATCCGCTGTCCCCATGAAGAAAAGTGATTGTGACAACTTGGCAAAGGCTTATGACAATGATACGGGTCTAAAAGGTAAGAAAAAAACTGACAAAGAATTTGAACCAAAACCAAATGTGTCGATTTATTATAATGGTATGAATTTAAAAGGTAAGAAGACCTCCTATGACAAAAAGTTTGAACCAAGATCAAACTTTTGGGCTGTATATGGCGATGATGAAAACTTAAAGGGTGCAAAGAAGTCTCAAAACGACTTTGAACCAAGACCGAATATCTCTGTTTATGATAATGGTATGAATTTAAAAGATAAGAAGACCTCATTAGACAAAGACTTTGTACCAAGACCAAACGGCTCTGTATATGGAGATGATGAAAACTCAAAGGGTGCCAAGATGCCTCAAAACGACTTTGAACCAAGACAGAATGTCTATGTTAAAAACAACGCTTGA
- the LOC122593657 gene encoding organ-specific protein S2-like — protein sequence MIMKSSLSFMALFTLIMIVAIVQARPDSGEYWQKSSVNKDFEPRPSATGYDNGTGLKVQRSFGTDFESRPSATGYSNDACLNGNKKTFENDFEPRPSATGYDNGTGLKVKKSFGTEFEPRPSATGYSNEAILNDKRTFEDDFEPRPSATGYDNGMGLKGKRSFGTEFEPRPSATGYSNEAILNGKRTFENDFEPRPSATGYDNGIDDKKKNVKVIASVTGYDA from the exons ATGATTATGAAGTCTTCACTTTCTTTCATGGCTCTCTTTACACTCATTATG ATAGTTGCAATCGTACAAGCAAGACCAGATTCCGGAGAATACTGGCAGAAGTCGTCTGTCAACAAAGACTTTGAGCCGAGACCAAGTGCTACGGGTTATGATAACGGAACAGGCCTAAAAGTTCAAAGATCTTTTGGCACAGATTTTGAGTCGAGGCCTAGTGCTACCGGTTACAGCAATGATGCATGCCTCAATGgtaataaaaaaacttttgaaaatgaCTTTGAACCGAGACCAAGTGCTACGGGTTATGATAACGGAACGGgcctaaaagttaaaaaatcttTTGGTACAGAGTTTGAGCCTAGACCGAGTGCTACCGGTTATAGCAATGAAGCAATCCTCAATGATAAAAGAACTTTTGAAGATGACTTTGAACCGAGACCAAGTGCTACCGGTTATGATAACGGAATGGGCCTAAAAGGTAAAAGGTCTTTTGGTACAGAGTTTGAGCCTAGACCAAGTGCTACCGGTTACAGCAATGAAGCAATCCTTAATGGTAAAAGAACTTTTGAAAATGACTTTGAACCGAGACCAAGTGCTACCGGTTACGACAACGGAATAgatgataaaaagaagaatgtcAAAGTGATAGCAAGTGTTACGGGATATGATGCTTAA
- the LOC122593904 gene encoding organ-specific protein S2-like isoform X2, with product MESSPIFFTLVISLIMIAINIVDGRIIPGEYYMQDSLVQGTSVSAVPMKKSDCDNLAKAYDNDTGLKGKKTSYDKKFEPRSNFWAVYGDDENLKGAKKSQNDFEPRPNISVYDNGMNLKDKKTSLDKDFVPRPNGSVYGDDENSKGAKMPQNDFEPRQNVYVKNNA from the exons ATGGAGTCGTCACCTATCTTTTTCACTCTGGTCATATCACTCATCATG ATTGCGATCAATATTGTAGATGGTAGGATAATTCCTGGAGAATATTATATGCAAGACTCCCTTGTCCAAGGCACTTCCGTATCCGCTGTCCCCATGAAGAAAAGTGATTGTGACAACTTGGCAAAGGCTTATGACAATGATACGGGTCTAAAAG GTAAGAAGACCTCCTATGACAAAAAGTTTGAACCAAGATCAAACTTTTGGGCTGTATATGGCGATGATGAAAACTTAAAGGGTGCAAAGAAGTCTCAAAACGACTTTGAACCAAGACCGAATATCTCTGTTTATGATAATGGTATGAATTTAAAAGATAAGAAGACCTCATTAGACAAAGACTTTGTACCAAGACCAAACGGCTCTGTATATGGAGATGATGAAAACTCAAAGGGTGCCAAGATGCCTCAAAACGACTTTGAACCAAGACAGAATGTCTATGTTAAAAACAACGCTTGA
- the LOC122592668 gene encoding BURP domain-containing protein BNM2A-like — MGSNWVLFLILTLILAEGDGANVIRLNTMENNDHDLNHHHHDHMHQHDHGHNPSSSDKKDPQLMVFYMLQDLKVGELMSIHFPNRHLSSSQILSKQEANNIPFSFAEFPNLLRLFGFSQGSPQAIAMESTLKECEVKPIKGETKFCATSMESVHDFAQNIFGQNTQFKTLTTHHFKNPPSGLLQKYKVIEISQNIPSPKLVACHTMPYPYAVFYCHSQESENKVLMVSLEGEDGDLVEALSVCHMDTSHWSPNHVSFGVLGVKPGTTSVCHFFPSDHFVFIPTSATI, encoded by the exons ATGGGCTCTAATTGGGTTCTTTTCCTTATTCTTACGCTG ATACTTGCAGAAGGAGATGGAGCTAATGTCATAAGACTCAATACCATGGAAAATAATGATCATGAtctcaatcatcatcatcatgatcataTGCATCAACATGATCATGGCCATAATCCATCTTCCTCAGATAAAAAAGACCCTCAACTTATGGTTTTCTACATGTTACAAGATCTAAAAGTAGGTGAACTTATGTCAATCCACTTCCCAAATAGACACCTTTCCTCATCCCAAATATTGTCCAAACAAGAAGCAAATAATATCCCTTTTTCGTTTGCCGAATTCCCAAACCTCCTTCGGTTATTCGGTTTTTCACAAGGCTCGCCACAAGCCATAGCCATGGAAAGCACACTCAAAGAATGTGAAGTCAAGCCCATTAAGGGTGAGACCAAATTTTGTGCAACTTCAATGGAATCCGTGCACGATTTTGCACAAAACATTTTTGGACAAAATACTCAATTCAAAACTTTGACCACACACCACTTCAAAAATCCGCCAAGTGGACTTTTACAAAAATACAAAGTTATTGAAATCTCACAAAACATACCTTCACCAAAATTAGTAGCTTGTCACACCATGCCATACCCATATGCGGTGTTCTATTGCCATAGCCAAGAAAGCGAAAACAAAGTGCTAATGGTGTCTTTAGAAGGCGAAGATGGTGATTTGGTCGAAGCATTGAGTGTTTGTCACATGGATACGTCTCATTGGAGCCCGAACCATGTCTCGTTTGGTGTCCTTGGAGTCAAGCCAGGAACCACGTCGGTCTGCCACTTCTTTCCTAGCGATCATTTCGTGTTCATACCTACGTCCGCAACGATATGA